From the Mya arenaria isolate MELC-2E11 chromosome 17, ASM2691426v1 genome, the window CTTGAGTATTACGgaaacaacaaattcaaaccAAAGGAAAACTCCAAACTACCAAGACAAATAAGGAATGTTGATTCAGAAATAATACCCCACCCACCTAATTCACAAAGCAACAGGTGCCCGCCGGAAAAGaatatttggattttttgtcttttttgtgaaataagtGATGTTATCTTATCTCAATGATATATGTCATAAAGAATTACCTTGGAAAATGAGGTTGCCATAAGAATAGACAACCATCCTAtcgcaataattttaaaagcattcatatttttcttgaCGGCCATGGGCGCAGCCATTTTAAAAAGTAGGACGTGCTGCTGGCGCAATAATTCACATTTTCCCATGTAAAAGCTCTTTTGATTAAGTCCAGtctaataatattattaaaaatgaaatttcatagAAAGTATCTCTGATGTTTTAGTTTATAAAACTCATCTAATAAAAATCGTATAAGTTTGAAATGGTTCATTTTGGAACTATTTGTTCGACCTGATATTGGGAAGTTCATGCGCTTGTTTGTTGTCCTTAACTACAAAAGTTGTCAGACTGCAGGGTCAACTATTTTGTGGCACGTTTTTTAGCAATCAAGCAAAATTCCAGCCCAGGAACAGGTATTCGTTAGGTGCCGTAGTGGCAAGATGACGACGGAAGACGCTAAAACGTATCTTTCAAGGCGAGAGATCCCTCGCCTTTTTGAGGTGAGATTTccggtgttgtttttttccctgAAGTTGATAAGTAGTTCAACTCATGCATGTTTAATATAGTGGGAAATCAATTTATGACAACAACATTACTGTAGGTCGTTACCACAAATGTGACTTAGGATTGAAAGTTTTCTTAGAAAAATAGATAATATTAAATAAGGGAAGCCAGTTCGATTTAGATGCTCTATTATGTAATGGAATCTTATAGCAATGTTTCAAATTAAGTGCTATCTcatgtttaattcattaaagaaattgaattatttatgaatGTTCAGTTTACCGGTAAATGCCAtataaaaaatctttatatGTCCAAATAAGTAAAGTgcaatattgtatataatgaaacAGCTACATGTACTTCGCAATATTTGATTCTTTGATTAAAAAGTTGATCATTGGCGATTTGTAAAATCAGTTTTTCTTGTTGTGTTATTCCTAGTGGACACATTTTTCAGAACagttaaaaaatcaattaaaaaataatgacttgaTGAGTGTTTCAGAATTGTCAGGTACATGCAGTtaagtttaattatttacagcttttgtttaattatttccATGTGAAATAATGAATGAGAGAGTTAACAAAGTGTTTCATGGTTTACATGGTACTTTCAGAGTCTTATGACTGGCTTGATGTACCACAGACCCACAGATCACATCAAGTACCTGATTGACTGCCTGCAGAAAGTACATGACAAAGGCCAGGAAAACATTACATGGAGTTCTTTTGTGGACATCCGACGTACCAAAACTCCCCTGCCCCCAATCTCAAATGGCCAAGTTAGGCCTGGCTCAAAGGGTGGATCCAGACCATCATCCAAAACCAGGGCAAAAGGTAATTGTCTAAAACTGACCTCTGCTACGTCTAAGATATAGAGTTCAGTGCAACCATATTTATATTACCtctttgtacatgtatgaattGATTATGTTGataattaatgtatatttaacttttaaatgtaattaattcCTTATGTGTACCTATATATCGAAAActtgtattgttttttcatAATGTATTTTTCGGACTTGAATTATTAGGGGAAGGAAAGCATGTTAGAATTACCTCGTTTGTTCGGTCACTTGAAGGTAGAAGTTGTGCCAAATTAACATATTCACATAGGTTTCCGCATGATCAAATGTGTGTCTGTCTCAACTTAACTTTatcataattaattaatgatttcaaattgatgtaaatgtttattaattttaaatcttgatttctgaaaacaaatgtttttcccatatttgaatttaaaacaaaattaaaagctTCGGGTCCATCTTATGAAAGCGCATATTGTATGGTCACTTTTTTGAATTAATATGTCTGAGTAGTTTTACCCTCTAGGCAAAgtgtatatgtttttgcaaGTAAATCTTCCCAGTTGTATTGTGTCACtgattaaaaatgaaacagaaattcttgatataacaatattttggcagacaattgtttttaatatgacccaaatatttatgtgttattaaataaactgttactatatatgaaaaagtatttaatatttgagGGAAGAGCAAAGTACTATGATAACTCATTTGATTTCATCTCTTGCATGTTATAACTCACATTTTCTATTTAACTGTAACATAATCCCTCTAACATTGAATCAATTGAATGCAATTCATTGATACACATAATTTCACCTTTCAAACGTAAAAAGTTCAGATATTGAACTgcttttgattttgaaatatggcACTTGTGGATGACCTAAAAATTACCTACTTGTTATAATGACCTTGTTTTGAGTTtggaataataataaacattataattaatgcatattgatttttttatagaaagGTTCAATAAAAGCTTGAAAgtattgttattaataaaacagTAGGCATTTCGTTTGATGCTGGTTACACTTAACTgaacataatgttaaaaatatggGCAAGTGTTTGGGTAAAATTTTGCCTTGGAAACATGATGCCAAATAGTAATACtttgtaatactttttaatgttcatttagTTTTGGTTTTAAACTTCTGACCTTAGATGATGATTTCATTGATactaaattgtttaaaattgctaagttgcaatattaaataatttcattagtCTTGCTTAGAACTTCTTTCTATGATAAAGTGTTTTTAACCATCACAACCTACATGACTTTTCATATAAAAACCATAATAACAGTGTGTCTAACACCTTCTACTATACTTTATGAAGCTTTAATGCCCATACACTAATTAAGGATGATCAGCATGATAATCAAGAGAAAATAATACAGGTATTGATTTCCTCGGAACTCTCCTGATGCCTGGAACTGTTAACAAATGATGGAATTGTTGATTGCATAAAGCCACATTAGAAACCATTCAATGATGTATCACCACAGATGATTGAAAGATTTAGTGATAGAACATGTCTGTAATGAAGTCCAAATTGGTATTATACGATGTGAATTCATAACACAATGGCAcatgcatttaattttattttttctctcattttaaaagcattgaCTGTATTTTTTAATCGCGAGACCAAATAAATAATCTGAACAAAATCAACAAGTACCCGATCCTCCTCTATACAACATTACACATTTTCtttacaacaaaactaataagccCCTTTAACAGTGTTACAAAATgacttttacaaaaacaaattacaatttataactagaaattaaaaaacaaataacaatttataaCTACAACAATTTATAACTAGAAAttaccgccccccccccccacacacccctttatgacataacataattaattatctttataattacaattttacCCCCTTTACATCATGAAAAAATGACTTAACCTTTATAactacaaatattaaaaatgtcttATCTTTTCAACTACAAATTATCCCCCTTTACAACATTACAAAATGTCTTATCTTTACAACTACAAATTATCCCCCTTTTACAACATTACAAATTGATTTATCTTTACAACTACAAATTATCCCCCTTTtacaacattacaaaataatgacTTCTCTTTATAACTTCAAATTACCCCCTTCACAACATTACAAAATGACTTCTCTTTATAACTACAAATTACCCCCCCCTTCACAACGTTACCAGATGACTTCTCTTATAACTAGAAATTACCCCCAAAATGACTCATTGTTTCATTGAAACAGTTCACCAGGTAGAGTATGTTTTGCTGGAAACATGATTATTATGTTTTGGCTCATTTCTTTACAATTCCACAAGAAACTCCTTTAACAACATTCAAGCTTACATATCTTGACAATGCAgagaaaaatatcttatcatACTATTAGAATTGATGTTTCTTGACAATGTATCaggcaaaacaaacataatttggTTATATCCATTTTATAGCATATTTATTATTGCAAATCATTAGAGAGAGGAGAAAGCCCCACTGATGTTTCTTCAGGTGATTTAACAAATGGTCGAACAAGTCCCAAGAGAAAAACCCCCTCCCCTGTCGACAAGGGGAAGGATAAAAAACGAGCCCAGCATGGGCATGTGAAAGGTTTGCCACAATGTTGTATAAGTACTCAGTAGTCCCTTTAGAgccagtcatcgaaattagacttttggatgaacaagctgAAATCCATATGCTTtcgcttggcatcaaattttaaacaagccctgcttTATAAAACCCTTATTTGAACAAGACTGGAAAGTAtttaaccagtgcagggcttgcgggcttgtgctaatttcgaccactgcttAGAGTGCTTGACTGCATATCACTATGAGCACCCtgcgtttttattttttagtttatttaccgtaaataaagtttttctttttcttttctgaaGCAATGTTGTAACCAGCTCCTCACTTGGCAACTTTGGTTTATTGACAAAACCTTATCCTCATTATCAGCATGCATTTGACTTTGTGTGCACATTTTGTCAATCTCTATGCTCTCTACATTTTTGGAAGCTTAAAATCTATTTCTTTAGCTTTGCTTTTGTATAAGGTAGCATGACTCGTCAGAAGCACATAAGTACACAGAATTTGGGtttcatttatttgattaagtgtttattttgtgtgttaTGTCAACAGCTTATGCACTTTTCCCCACATTTATGCTTTGTTtgaatttactttatttttttgtttcccattgaaatattttgttaatgtttcttatttattatacTATAAATGGTCATAAATTGAATAGTAAACATAGTTATATATCTGTTCAAAGACAGTGTGACTTTGATACTGTCAGATAAAACTATAATCATTAAGTATTCTgtttaaatatcacaaaattgaGGAGGAGATATTCATAATTCAACCTAACCTCTCTATGCTTTGCTTTTGCGTATAGTTTGTTTATGggtaaatatcaataatataatgcTTCGAATAATGTCTTTGTCCGTGCCTGTCTGATTTTTGTGGATTTTATATTGTGCcttttttgttcatatttgtaTGCTTGATTACAGAAGACAAACCAGCAGGTACAACGACGTCTCCACTTCCGGACATTCCCCGCTCCAGCGAGAAAATCTCCCTGCCCGACATTCCAATCGTCCTTGTGTTGGGTAGGTGAATTTACCAGTatcttgtttaacatttaaatgtttcaaagaaTAATTATGAGCACTTGTAGGCTGTAGCACCGTTAAAGTAAACAATGGTTTTAACGTaattgttgttaattttcaaattgctactgctctggaagtttaatggatacacttgtgatctgctggGTTTCTAAAAAAGTGTGAGACAATAGTTTCAACTCtacttgtttatattcaaatttctGAGCACATCATCAagtatcatttcaaatatttcacatttacaagcagtgattttttttttttgacatttcGAAAAATACagaatcaggccaaaatagcttaTATAATggatctgcatttatcaaattgggaaaaaattattaattttttgagaaaatggacattttctcgcaaggggaaacagcctttataaggcagtaaattgcaccctCCCAAAAAATCACTGATAAGTGAACAACAATGAGGTTAACACCATTGTTAACTTCAACAAATTTCTGAACAGTCAACCCATGTTGTTCAAGAATGTAATGTTGGCCATTGCACTAGTACCTATCAACTTTGTATGAAACTTGGTCGAAATGTTCACAATGGTCATATGAAATAATGGGTACATTTGTTATAATGCCTTTACTACGTTCACATGTAGTGTTAATGCTTTAGAtgctttcagaaaaaaaaagaCTTTTGCTCCCACCTGCTTTGCTGTTGTCTTAAACATCACATCATACCCTTGTGTAACTTATAGGTGCCCCGGGGTCAGAAAAAGACAAGCATGTGGATGAGCTGCTCAAGCGTTACTCCGGCTGGAAGCACCTGAACATGGGTTCAATGATACGGGAGGAGATTGCCCGGCGTGGGGATGCTCACGCCAAGTGGAAACTGACCCGCGACCTCATGAGTCGCGGGGAGGCTGCACCCGAGGTATGCAGTAGATTGCTTGAATTTTGCAAGGTTTCATTTTTGCTAATATTTGAGATTTGATCCGTTCCAAATTCAAAACTTTGGGAAATGGTTATCATATGGAAAACCTACAGAGTATAAGAGCAGAATTTAAGTAATAGAACAttgtctaaaaatatatatttatatcaggaaGCGGCTCATagcatcattgttttcaaatactaGACATTCCTGAAAGGAAAAAAGTTATGGCAAAGGAAAGAtctttgaatttaaaatcatCAATTCAATTCTATAGTATGCATGGCTGTTTTTATTATGCAACATAAATGATGATCTACCTGGCAACCTGTTAGTCTAAAgatattgttatattaacaatACAGTGTCACTGCGGCTCTATTTATAAAGACACAAGGGATTAATGTAATGAATAAAGAACAGAAGAGAcaaaaatgtcaagtttttacCATAAACATTTATCACCAATAAACAAACTAATGGTCTCTGCCATGTTTTCAACAGAAATCCTGCAATCTTAACAAAGACATTAAGGTAAAAAAGCTGTTTTTTGTTATGGAGATATTTCATTCTATCATTAATGAGTATCATCATTATGATAATTGTTATCCATTTTACAGGACATCACAATAGAGACCCTGCTGTCCACGTTGAAGTCGTGCAGCTCGGCGAAGGGTGTGGTCATCACAGGGTTTCCCCGCTCCATGAAACAGTCCGAGGAGTACAGCAGGGCGGTAAGTGGTGAACTTTTACATGAACactataataaaaacattcctcatttttgttattcatttttttcaagcatAAGATGACCcataaattgttgttgttttttaatttgagACTGCAATATACTGTGAACCAAAGGTACAAAAGTAtccttttttctttctttttttactcATAAAAGTTTTGTTCAGTTAGTaaatatttgtctatttttgaaatgttgttaatttttcttATGATTAGCACTGTAGGaaactgtaaatatttgttGCTATGGTTTCTTCTCTGTTTTGACTTGTTAAAAAGGCTGGTTTGAAGATTGCGATTTAATCAAGCAATACTGAGCATTTTTAAGGATGCTTACAGACAGCTTACACAAGGGTTAAATAACTATTGATCTGACTGTCTTGTGAAGTGCCCATTTactgcattatggcttgccATGCCACAacttaaattatgttcaaatgccATATTAGTGACATGAGATTAAAATGACTGCAATACTCAATCAAGTCCAGATATTAGAAGAATTAACGAAACAGAGAGAGATACAAAAAGTCCTGGTGTGATACACTAGCTCTTGGtcaagagacctcttggttctttaacatgctTGGTTTAAAGCACCAATACATGAGTTTcaactttcctgggtttaaccagtactgagtacagaATTTTCCCAGAGCTACCCTTTTAAATCCAAGCGCTAGGCAGGATAGCTACTGGTACCACATTTGAATGTCTTTCGGTGTAACATGACCAGGGTTTTAACCCACGATCTTTCTCACCTAAAATGTAGCTCTACCACTGAGCAATCGGGGCACTGCTACAGTTATATCATCTTTGCTTTAAGTATAAAAAGGGAGAACACTCTGGTACTGTCTTCAATATTTAGGAAGACTGCTGTCCCTTTATGATTCTCAAGGAATTTATCTGAATAATCAGGCAGCTTATCTTCAACATATCACATTTAAGAAAAGTCATCCATCCTTATTGTTGACTTTTAACACTTTGGTATTCCCTAAATCTTCTACAAACTTTAACAATCCTGTGTTGAATGTCTCACTTCTAGATGAACAAGCCATTAAATTCTTTGTGTTAAGAAATTAAAGCaagctgttttatttaaaattttgaacaaCCAGTGTCAGGCTTTAAGGCGTtatgctaattttgaccacttatTTCACCTTTCTATCGGACAGGTGTCCCGTGTGGATTGTGTGTTCATGATTGACTGTGATGAGAAAGCAGCGCTGGATCGACTGTTACTCCGTGGACGAAACTCCAACAAACCAGAGGACTCGATGTCTGCAGTCACAGCAAGACTCAACTACTTCAAAGGTTGGGACAATGCCTCATAAGATTTAAATGACTTATGcgtgttatgttatataaaaaagtacaaaactATACTTCACTAGTTTTGATATAGTACCATATATTTGTAATTCTATTAttcatgatatttgtttaattacttGCAGACCTTTTTCATTTAAGTCAACTACTCAGtgcatttgcttttttattaacCATTTAAACCCTATGACATAACCTCCTATAACTCCAGTGATATTTCAACTATTTGATTTACCCATAATTTATAGTGATTTTAATGAGATCTTATATCCCCTTCCCAGCACACACTTTGCCTGCGGCCAAGGTCTATGATGACCAGGGCAAGCTGGTTGTGATCGACGGTGATGGCGGAAGTGACATGGTCAAATATGAGTTTGGGAAGGCATTTGACAACCTCTTCTTCACAAAATACGGTACCACAGAGTTAGGTAGGTTTGTGTGATGCGTTTGGTGTATAAAAGGCAATATGTctcttaatgaaaacaaatgttgatgataaatgatttataattttttgTTAACAAGAAGTTATCAAAAATAAGCTCGGTGCATCCTGTGCTTCAGTTTAAGAGGAAAACCAAAAAGGTTCTTAGTGACATGAGAAAATTTCTTCCTCTCGATtactgttacaaaaaaatgtattacaacaaTAAAGAGTGTAATTgcactttttttctaaaaaaattgACGccttattttatgttaatttatttcatttatctgTCATATTGTCAATTAAATTATGCTTAAAAAAGTGTGAAACTGCTATCCATTGACCAGATGATTTCTTGTTATTTTTCAGGACTCCGTCCTGTGGCCTCTCGGGAATCTAATCTACCAGATGCAGCCTCATACAAGAAAGCATTTGAGGAGGACAAGACTGACTCGCTGGCCAGGGAGGACAGCAGCATGGGTGAGGGGACAGCTTTTATTCTGATGGTCATTCAAGTAAAATGACTAACTGTTCTGTAATTTAAATGACTCTGTAGTGCATACATAAAGCAGGTACCGTAAATGTTCTTTACATATGCATGCCCTAATAGATGGGTTCTTTTGGTGGGtctatatttcaattcttggaCTTATCAACACTAACCTTTACTGTGTGAGGCGATGGGTAATTGTGATGAGCATAGTTGGTTTTAAAAACTTCTGATTCTGTACATGATTCTCAAATTAAATGGAATTAAGGAAGTttgcttttaaatgaaattgtttttatttagtgtttattgTTCTTAAAAAGACACACATCCTTTGCATCTGAAAGGGCATAAAGGGTAAATGTTTTTCCCATCCAGGAAGCATGTTTGTTCGTGTTGTATTTAAATGAGACTTAGTACACATGTATCCAGAAACAACACAAACTTATATATAATGGCTTATAGCTGTATAACTTTAATAATTagaatttaataaatgatttgacaaaaattataAGCGAATGGACATGAAAGCATCAGCACTACACTCCATGCCACTATCTTTAACCACTGATGCAgttgttttatgatttaccaattgcattctgtttttgtttgtttgtttttcttaacagaaagccacattgtaaatatgatgttgttatggttgaaccCAACTatgtcataatttgtatataccttttctaaataaagatatcatTACTATTATACTGGTGCTCCTTCACCTGTTCAtgaattttagtttaaaacaacCACTGCTTTAATAAGAAAATTCTtcccttatttttttttcagaaataccaagtcaagtttggtatgaattttgtttatatgtctTATTTTTGAATTACCAGATGCTGACAAGCCCTTGTTCGTGGGACAAGTGCCAGAGCCACCCACAGACGTCGTACCTGACACCGGCAGGAAACCCGGGCTTCCAGACAGTCCCATCATTTTTGTGGCAGGTAGGGGCCTTCTTATAGTCCATAGATAATCATATAACCAGTATCCATGGGCACTGTACCTCTTCCCAATAGACATCACATTTGACATGTGGAAAAATGTCTGGTGCAAATACAGTCTCATCATCTTTGTGGCAGCTAATTCAATCTAATGCTCTTTGCTCTGTCTGCACAATTTTGTATGTATCTGTTGACTGTCTATGAGAGATTCTTAATATGTTCCTTGGcgtaatatattttagacaagTCCCACAGTCATTATGTAGATAGCAAAAGATATGTTACTTTATCTTGCATATGCCTCTTTCAATGACATGGAACATAATGGTATAATACATGTTGATTATATACCACCAAGCAAGTATCAAGTATAACCCTTCTGTCGAAACATTTGTTATGCCCCTTACTTGGATAAACTGAGTAAATGGGTTTAATGGTGTACATGTAGCTACTCACACCAGAAGTCATGGGTTCTATTCCCACCAGGGGAACATTCTCATGGCACAGCACTGGGTCTGTGCCCACTTACATCTTGAGCCTGAGTTGAGTTTCAGCCTAAGtcagaaaactgaattcttaaatTCTTATTGTAGAAGTCAGATTATTTGTAAACACATGCATTATTCTTTTATCTTTGGtcctataaatgcatttttgcaacataatttaaatttagcTTCTCTTAGTTTGAGCCAGACTCTTGACGCTAATGAATACAGGCCCTGCATGGTTTCTACCTAAGAAACAGACTTGAGGCGGATTCATATCAGGGATCAGCTCCCtccacaatcaagctaaaataagTTAGTCTAAACCAAATTGAGTAAAGCAGTTAAGCAAACTTTGCATGTTGTGAATTGTCAGcgcttttcaaaaacaaataattttcatgtGTTTATTCTTTGATTAGGGAAAAGATCATGCATATTTAAACTCTTCAAGCTTGCAATTTATTCATGCTAAGAGAAGATGAACAAACAGTTAAAAGCAAAGCCACCTATAACATTAGCATAAACAATGATGccatgaattattttcaattttaaaaatatttttttggaaatatatacttttttcaattgAGAAGTAGGGGAATTTTGACCCCTGCTCAAAAGGTGAGAAAAGCCCTGATTGTAGTGCTTTACACATTGAAGGTacgataaactttctccattcAGGTGGTCCCGGCAGTGGTAAGGGCACCCAGTGTGCAAGAATCATCAAACGTTACCCAGGCTTCGTACACATCTCCATTGGCGACCTTCTACGGCAGGAAATCTCAAATAAGGGCACAGCCGATGAGAAATGGACCATGATCTCCAGTCTTGTGTCCAAGGGAGAAATGGCACCTGAGGTAAATGCAGCTCCCTGGGATTTGTTACACTAAAAAGTCTCAGATGGCGCAAATGGCGCAAAAGAATCTTaatcaaatatcttaaatctgtattaaCGTCACTATTAGCAACACATGGTTTTGTCAgcttaatgtttatttttaacactggcttaatttcttataatgtggaaaaacaatgaatatatgACACTAGGAGGAGAGCAATTTATGACTAagcatgtgagtttggtgtgtggtcaccaagccggacaagtgggtttagtttaaacactatatattttacaatgattgtgaagaaagctatgatagcttatactaagtcactctcgttggcacaatgttacgcgagagtgtggtatCGTGTTGTGGGGTAAAATGGAGTACTCGGAGACTTGTCCAGCTGGGTGAcaactaaccaaactcacatatgGGTTTCCTGTGGATACTTAGGTTTCCCGCACAACCAGGACCTCACACTCGTGTGACATTGTGCCAATAAGAgcgattaatataatgttgtaatatcttgtttcacaatcgtttaAAATAAACTAGTTTAATTGAGATATTTATTCCAACAGACCCAGAGAGTTACAATACTTATTGAATAATTAGATACAATAACAGAAATTGACTTAACAAACTAACAGAACAatcaattgtgtttaaaaagaatttaaacaaaatgagatgGCATACTATAAGACGACTTGATTTGTATGCATGTCCCATCCGGGTAAATCTCATTCTGTGTATACTTCATAAACCTAAGGAAAACTACAAATATGAGTTAAAGAGTTTCataaattttcatataaatgccTTAAAATGGTCCTATTTTACATTACAGGAGGAAACAGTGGAACTATTGAAGGCTCAACTCATCAAACACAAGGACGCAAAAGCATTTGTGGTCGAGGGTTTTCCCAGGGACAAAGGTCAGGTGGACGCTTTCAACAAACAGGTAATGAAGCTCATTAAATGCCAAATACTGTTTTAAGGtcatatatttcatatctaAATTGATTTTGTGTGTTTGGGTATTGGAAAACAGTTGCTCATATTCTGAACTTCAGTAATTCTGAATATATCTAAAAGTGTAATAAGAACCTACAGCATTgcggataattgtttgttttgtgctcCAGTTATTCATTTAGTGAGCACAAATACCGgtaatgatattttaacagTGGCTTAGGCATGAGTGAAATGTTAACTTTTGGTAATGAGGTGAAAAATTTTCCAATGgtaaaaagcattttttctttttatttcaagcatataattcattaaagggATGTTAAATTGAGAAACTGTGCCTCAAGTTTGGTATAATGAGGGCATATTGGAagcaaagttttttttcttcgtaGAACTCAAACAGTTAGGTTCATTTCAttgttcatttcttaaattgattCCTGCTCAAATGTCCaaaatagtgaaatattttattttgaaaacttcCAGTAAGGTTATCGTCTTTTTTATAGTCc encodes:
- the LOC128222800 gene encoding adenylate kinase isoenzyme 5-like isoform X8 translates to MTTEDAKTYLSRREIPRLFESLMTGLMYHRPTDHIKYLIDCLQKVHDKGQENITWSSFVDIRRTKTPLPPISNGQVRPGSKGGSRPSSKTRAKERGESPTDVSSGDLTNGRTSPKRKTPSPVDKGKDKKRAQHGHVKEDKPAGTTTSPLPDIPRSSEKISLPDIPIVLVLGAPGSEKDKHVDELLKRYSGWKHLNMGSMIREEIARRGDAHAKWKLTRDLMSRGEAAPEDITIETLLSTLKSCSSAKGVVITGFPRSMKQSEEYSRAVSRVDCVFMIDCDEKAALDRLLLRGRNSNKPEDSMSAVTARLNYFKAHTLPAAKVYDDQGKLVVIDGDGGSDMVKYEFGKAFDNLFFTKYGTTELGLRPVASRESNLPDAASYKKAFEEDKTDSLAREDSSMDADKPLFVGQVPEPPTDVVPDTGRKPGLPDSPIIFVAGGPGSGKGTQCARIIKRYPGFVHISIGDLLRQEISNKGTADEKWTMISSLVSKGEMAPEEETVELLKAQLIKHKDAKAFVVEGFPRDKGQVDAFNKQIGGLNFAILFDCEEFYMQNRLLNRGRASGRIDDNATAVANRLNFYKYNTLPILKYFDDAGKLVVLDGDRDSDEMFYDISQMFDFAFFGKQAEAEVKQDSESTEKKGMSEEEEAAIRIQAGFQGYKVRKEIEAKKQAKQESTDLKNIKVVFVVGGPGSGKGTQCERIVSKYGFTHLSTGDLLRAEVASGSARGKELTAIMEKGDLVPLDTVLLLLKEAMMAKAADSKGFLIDGYPREMEQGTRFEKEVTPCKFALYFHVSDETMTKRLLGRAETSGRVDDNEETIKKRLKTFHDITTPVIDYYEKQGKLKKVSAEAGPDEVFTEVETIFDEMLKTETSPLKDAKIVFVVGGPGSGKGTQCEKIVEKYGFCHLSSGDLLRAEVESGSERGEKLKDIMAKGELVSLDVVLELIREAMVNKLSETKCFLIDGYPREMEQGSRFENEVAECCNVLYFDVSDDTMTARLLDRGKTSGRVDDNEETIKKRLVTFHNQTQPVIDHYTKQNKVIKVAAEGGVDDIFAEVQKFMNSKSW